A window of Mangifera indica cultivar Alphonso chromosome 13, CATAS_Mindica_2.1, whole genome shotgun sequence contains these coding sequences:
- the LOC123194264 gene encoding NAC domain-containing protein 75 isoform X1 has product MSKSNLSSNISSSDLIDAKLEEHQLCGSKHCPGCGHKLEAKPDWLGLPAGVKFDPTDQELIEHLEAKVEAKDMKSHPLIDEFIPTIEGEDGICYTHPEKLPGVTRDGLSRHFFHRPSKAYTTGTRKRRKIQTECDLQGGETRWHKTGKTRPVMVNGKQKGCKKILVLYTNFGKNRKPEKTNWVMHQYHLGQNEEEKEGELVVSKIFYQTQPRQCNWSDRSATTGEGSSDPNSRRDSGSGSCSSKELIPQRDEMPAATVAAAMSSYGAMDMQQFKPHDHHFSFVPFKKSFDEVGIGVTSTAGEAPAVAAAGTCEDIREQQRPHHVAHDHHRQQQHHHQQQQQQHHQNMGTTAFHIARPSLPISTMISPPPLHHTSIILDDDSYHVSRIMLQNDTFQQQQQQHHKMGGRSASGLEELIMGCTSTDIKEESSITNPQEAEWLKYSSFWPDPDNQDHHG; this is encoded by the exons ATGAGTAAGAGTAATTTAAGCTCCAATATCAGTAGCTCTGATCTCATTGATGCCAAGCTTGAAGAACATCAGCTGTGTGGATCCAAACACTGCCCCGGCTGCGGCCATAAACTCGAAGCAAAGCCG GACTGGTTAGGTCTACCAGCTGGAGTGAAATTTGATCCAACAGACCAAGAACTGATAGAACACCTGGAAGCGAAGGTAGAAGCCAAAGACATGAAATCTCACCCCTTGATAGATGAATTTATTCCTACTATTGAAGGGGAAGATGGGATTTGTTATACCCATCCTGAGAAACTTCCAG GAGTTACCAGAGATGGCTTGAGCAGGCACTTCTTCCACAGACCTTCTAAGGCTTACACTACTGGCACAAGAAAGCGAAGGAAAATTCAAACCGAATGTGACTTGCAAGGTGGAGAAACAAGATGGCATAAAACTGGCAAGACAAGGCCAGTTATGGTCAATGGTAAACAAAAAGGGTGCAAGAAAATCTTGGTCCTCTATACAAATTTTGGCAAGAACCGAAAACCCGAGAAGACTAACTGGGTGATGCACCAATACCACCTTGGCCAAAACGAGGAGGAGAAAGAAGGAGAGCTTGTGGTTTCAAAGATATTCTATCAGACTCAGCCACGGCAATGCAATTGGTCCGATAGAAGTGCAACAACTGGTGAAGGAAGCAGTGATCCTAATAGTAGAAGAGACAGTGGCAGTGGAAGCTGCTCATCAAAAGAATTAATCCCACAAAGGGATGAAATGCCTGCAGCTACAGTCGCTGCTGCAATGTCAAGTTATGGTGCCATGGATATGCAACAGTTTAAACCTCACGATCACCATTTCAGCTTCGTCCCTTTTAAGAAAAGCTTCGATGag GTGGGGATAGGAGTAACTTCAACAGCAGGTGAAGCCCCAGCAGTAGCAGCAGCAGGCACGTGTGAAGATATACGGGAGCAGCAGCGGCCACATCATGTGGCCCATGATCATCACCGTCAACAGCAACACCATCACCAACAACAGCAACAGCAACATCATCAGAATATGGGCACCACAGCCTTCCACATCGCCAGGCCTTCACTTCCCATCTCTACCATGATCTCTCCACCTCCACTCCATCACACTTCTATCATTCTTGACGATGATTCTTACCATGTTTCCAGAATAATGCTTCAAAATGATACTTTCCAG cagcagcagcagcaacatcATAAAATGGGAGGAAGGTCTGCGTCTGGTTTGGAGGAACTCATAATGGGTTGCACTTCAACTGATATCAAGGAA GAGTCATCAATCACAAACCCACAGGAAGCTGAATGGTTGAAGTACTCTTCTTTCTGGCCTGATCCTGACAACCAGGATCATCATGGGTAg
- the LOC123194264 gene encoding NAC domain-containing protein 75 isoform X2, which translates to MSKSNLSSNISSSDLIDAKLEEHQLCGSKHCPGCGHKLEAKPDWLGLPAGVKFDPTDQELIEHLEAKVEAKDMKSHPLIDEFIPTIEGEDGICYTHPEKLPGVTRDGLSRHFFHRPSKAYTTGTRKRRKIQTECDLQGGETRWHKTGKTRPVMVNGKQKGCKKILVLYTNFGKNRKPEKTNWVMHQYHLGQNEEEKEGELVVSKIFYQTQPRQCNWSDRSATTGEGSSDPNSRRDSGSGSCSSKELIPQRDEMPAATVAAAMSSYGAMDMQQFKPHDHHFSFVPFKKSFDEVGIGVTSTAGEAPAVAAAGTCEDIREQQRPHHVAHDHHRQQQHHHQQQQQQHHQNMGTTAFHIARPSLPISTMISPPPLHHTSIILDDDSYHVSRIMLQNDTFQQQQQHHKMGGRSASGLEELIMGCTSTDIKEESSITNPQEAEWLKYSSFWPDPDNQDHHG; encoded by the exons ATGAGTAAGAGTAATTTAAGCTCCAATATCAGTAGCTCTGATCTCATTGATGCCAAGCTTGAAGAACATCAGCTGTGTGGATCCAAACACTGCCCCGGCTGCGGCCATAAACTCGAAGCAAAGCCG GACTGGTTAGGTCTACCAGCTGGAGTGAAATTTGATCCAACAGACCAAGAACTGATAGAACACCTGGAAGCGAAGGTAGAAGCCAAAGACATGAAATCTCACCCCTTGATAGATGAATTTATTCCTACTATTGAAGGGGAAGATGGGATTTGTTATACCCATCCTGAGAAACTTCCAG GAGTTACCAGAGATGGCTTGAGCAGGCACTTCTTCCACAGACCTTCTAAGGCTTACACTACTGGCACAAGAAAGCGAAGGAAAATTCAAACCGAATGTGACTTGCAAGGTGGAGAAACAAGATGGCATAAAACTGGCAAGACAAGGCCAGTTATGGTCAATGGTAAACAAAAAGGGTGCAAGAAAATCTTGGTCCTCTATACAAATTTTGGCAAGAACCGAAAACCCGAGAAGACTAACTGGGTGATGCACCAATACCACCTTGGCCAAAACGAGGAGGAGAAAGAAGGAGAGCTTGTGGTTTCAAAGATATTCTATCAGACTCAGCCACGGCAATGCAATTGGTCCGATAGAAGTGCAACAACTGGTGAAGGAAGCAGTGATCCTAATAGTAGAAGAGACAGTGGCAGTGGAAGCTGCTCATCAAAAGAATTAATCCCACAAAGGGATGAAATGCCTGCAGCTACAGTCGCTGCTGCAATGTCAAGTTATGGTGCCATGGATATGCAACAGTTTAAACCTCACGATCACCATTTCAGCTTCGTCCCTTTTAAGAAAAGCTTCGATGag GTGGGGATAGGAGTAACTTCAACAGCAGGTGAAGCCCCAGCAGTAGCAGCAGCAGGCACGTGTGAAGATATACGGGAGCAGCAGCGGCCACATCATGTGGCCCATGATCATCACCGTCAACAGCAACACCATCACCAACAACAGCAACAGCAACATCATCAGAATATGGGCACCACAGCCTTCCACATCGCCAGGCCTTCACTTCCCATCTCTACCATGATCTCTCCACCTCCACTCCATCACACTTCTATCATTCTTGACGATGATTCTTACCATGTTTCCAGAATAATGCTTCAAAATGATACTTTCCAG cagcagcagcaacatcATAAAATGGGAGGAAGGTCTGCGTCTGGTTTGGAGGAACTCATAATGGGTTGCACTTCAACTGATATCAAGGAA GAGTCATCAATCACAAACCCACAGGAAGCTGAATGGTTGAAGTACTCTTCTTTCTGGCCTGATCCTGACAACCAGGATCATCATGGGTAg